The following proteins are encoded in a genomic region of Fusarium oxysporum f. sp. lycopersici 4287 chromosome 1, whole genome shotgun sequence:
- a CDS encoding cell cycle checkpoint protein, whose amino-acid sequence MAPDAQPIFRAVATSTRPLYQLLRCINFAPRVHVQITEDGVRFAADHARVMQGVAFLDKALFSSYTANLPAQDGDNPPELPNFQLSLSSVLEVLQIFGAVDVATRAQKADQDPYRSNLRNYRPDAFSNQTLGISGTCTLQYGQEGDPFKITIEESGVKTTASLTTYLPEIPDDIPFDRNDLSFKIIMQSRTLLDSLAEISPTAPTKLTITTTKTSPFLSLAGVGDLGSSGVDFARGRDLLETFNIQERWSQAYKFDFIKNSTEAMRIATKVSLRGDGQGVLSLQFMVDIEGGKRSFLDFRFVPFISHDEDDDEDDEAEEAGEAD is encoded by the exons ATGGCTCCAGACGCTCAGCCAATCTTCCGCGCAGTTGCGACTTCGACCAGGCCACTGTATCAACTTCTCAGATGCATCAACTTTGCACCAAGAGTTCATGTTCAAATTACAGAGGATGGTGTTCGTTTCGCTGCTGACCATGCACGGGTGATGCAAG GAGTTGCATTTCTCGACAAAgctctcttctcatcatacACAGCCAACTTGCCTGCTCAGGATGGCGACAATCCACCTGAGCTTCCTAATTTTCAACTTTCTTTATCTTCTGTTCTCGAAGTACTCCAAATATTTGGAGCCGTAGACGTGGCCACACGAGCTCAAAAAGCAGACCAGGATCCTTATCGCAGCAATCTTCGGAACTATCGGCCTGATGCTTTCAGTAACCAAACTCTTGGTATTTCTGGCACCTGTACTCTGCAGTATGGCCAGGAAGGTGATCCATTCAAGATCACAATCGAGGAGTCTGGCGTTAAGACGACAGCGTCATTGACAACCTATCTACCAGAAATACCTGATGATATTCCATTTGACCGCAACGATCTGTCTTTCAAAATCATTATGCAATCTCGAACACTACTCGATTCTCTTGCGGAGATTTCTCCAACAGCACCGACAAAGCTAACTATCACAACCACTAAAACCTCACCATTTCTGTCTCTCGCTGGTGTCGGGGATCTTGGAAGCTCAGGAGTGGACTTCGCGCGTGGAAGAGACCTTCTCGAAACCTTCAACATACAGGAACGCTGGTCGCAAGCTTACAAGTTTGACTTTATCAAGAATTCAACAGAAGCAATGCGGATTGCCACTAAGGTTAGTCTACGAGGGGATGGTCAGGGGGTGCTGAGTCTGCAATTCATGGTAGATATTGAAGGTGGCAAGCgaagcttcttggacttTCGGTTCGTTCCATTCATCTCGCacgatgaggacgatgatgaggatgatgaggcaGAGGAGGCTGGCGAAGCAGATTAG
- a CDS encoding 1-phosphatidylinositol-3-phosphate 5-kinase has protein sequence MSNQKSNPTNRQSFSKKAPSSIAADPTIAPVTVHRDPSHTTIRTEDSGGVGSSRKSISSRADLQAHLTTAESSASLYDMKDGKLPPRSKREDTESIDESIKSPTSPRSTHHRTPSLQTRSLRSPSVTSSLLSPDSVRRKPAVIDRISRSRSPGGQNSRDSSLDRGTAEPSRVSTSAHDSVCHDSFSNNPKPQKMASGDFRIPGTVTSSEEASEQVNAQLTRMRKQVLSKEFWMKDDTVKECFLCQTPFSAFRRKHHCRTCGCIFDSKCTTVISGEKFGVQGSLRVCKRCLEVITRRFDGSGSEDSGDEQSFMPRFFGANHAKSSSNASQSKPRDNESGVASEGSEDSRPVSRPVTTPMMAIPATRRLGESRTAAILEIDAPQLSRPGSSRSLKSLSARPHSSAGHKRHHSKHAGFLNRFKPAPEERAPFRRGIDDESAKKPKFPAFHDDNIIDPELADYMSDESSEDEQMSLFTTMTGDLQPGSLGDDKSELTPYVNANRKYRHRAGEKSISGMSFVSRGGLDELPGSLGGYRRPPRRRNTSNVSGSMHHLPSPRPKSAVFKGPSQSSELLFSLDTPHQSANQITRSDSLQHKKAPKVELNSSSLRHVDKLLHQLLDDAEISNPPAWQKALVPILLRATDDVDPDVAKGEDMDIRHYVKLKRIPGGKPGDTAYISGVVFTKNLALKSMPRRITNPRVMLVTFPIEYQRHQQHFMSLQPVIEQEKEFLRVVVQRITNLRPQVLLAEKSISGVALQYLSDANISVAYNVKHTVIEAVARCAETDIISSLDMLALPVQIGRCASFEVRTFVNNDYPGRKKSYIFLSGCTPELGCTIALRGANSTVLSKVKHIMEFMVYVVYNLKLESSLLRDESIELPEGGDSMTNSMQLQGDSARSTSVNSVDNSRDGPAVVVNHPPGDSEPPSQTTADSASITETDDTGSLNQSGQLTQERTRLMSLQEQSDPVAEDQTSQVPDDVPMPTYYSDMVAKYETKILSASPYVKFTQPYLLMKTREQERRLLYLRRLRNHDYYEEKDSEKSEPQKFQLIKPEMVEAIGQKAPRQIMEILRAVHDAEYDKALYNYQTQTRQWETYIQGNLDLFDPYSHQNIVVLYSVVCTETKIPCTEPSLVAINFYDEQHIDTGMDPDCTLGQYIEDLAYTMNQVCTSNGCERRMLEHHRTYVHDQFRITVFVENMPNNSALADYDGITMWTYCKICKKDTEERPMSEATYKYSFGKYLELLFWGRGLKMKGMHECPHDHHRDHVRYFSLQDARIRIHWDPIDLLEIVVPRARITWKVTNDLKLKNEIFVRMEERWAKFMASVRSRLMCIRIDSVLPDKADLCKSEVDRLTAKAKEDLPIIVKRLQDIYVNSKYYEVVPFNSIVREMLEKAGEWDQAFTKFEADFLSDKDMRQLTIMQLKKMFTDNESKESLVSNEGTPSTVDSEERPSQTFTEEEGKSTQPTDYTDNTSMEASVASSKPVDDKDVPDEDGKVEIPAEGAIERVEPLDLARTPSTPSHPPPELSQGDEASEAQEAQDDQDDQETPIADPEQTPKASGGAFDLVPLEPTKTTEPNEPTEPAESGAEFTEPTEPLPSPLEALPSPAPSLSDKVDQMRREQGYQAGPSAIPTLTNERGPSRKSGQAVSPPMVRATSHPVRTLSRTQSGIGKGLGIKETKTNPPDSTGSESTTEGSVRVDKKLSDRLGLRNLKDRGKTTASGIPRFVHKKRESKVSTLARHFEQLSREFEKERIRDRKKRAASMRQPRAMLPRTTTKAIVEVYDDVNDAFDEPSPPSESIAEREASKRAGSIASRRSDSHHKPESVIEPLTPAEPPASMEEQQHGNPSQQVGGEEPCQERGDKADHGEGEDITEKEEKEENDDHTIANTSQTFSDDEERTTDLEHSVPDEYLHDIKEIADSVDASDIPLELPKHQKTSLMKYLTNFWAERGASGWHQLEYPVNPSDHIFVDSDIIVREDEPSSVIALALNSEDYKGKLANIRREAQEVMQREVEGGGDAEPKSLPSDGTDWMVSETDMEKSLLRVTGTHLKYQFREGSATMTCKIFYAEQFDALRRKCGVAERIVESLSRCLKWDSKGGKTKSVFLKTLDDRLVLKSLSPIETSAFLRFAPGYFNIMAEALFHDLPSVIAKMLGFFQVFIKNPATGTDIKLDLLITENLFYDRSATRIFDLKGSMRNRKIQSTGEQNEVLLDENMVEYIYESPLFAREHSKKLLRASVWNDTLFLARQNVMDYSLMIAVDEARKELVVGIIDCIRTYTWDKKLESWIKDRGFAGGGRNRPTVTSPKEYKSRFREAMARYILQAPNCWHLFNNPQYPHYYGRARFEEPELLR, from the exons ATGTCTAACCAGAAGTCCAACCCTACGAATCGTCAAAGCTTCTCCAAAAAGGCCCCCAGCTCTATCGCCGCTGACCCTACGATCGCTCCTGTTACGGTACACAGAGATCCTAGTCATACCACCATCCGCACTGAGGACAGTGGCGGCGTCGGATCGAGCCGAAAGAGTATCAGCAGCCGAGCCGATTTGCAAGCGCATCTAACGACAGCTGAATCATCGGCCAGTCTGTATGACATGAAAGATGGTAAGCTTCCGCCCAGGTCTAAACGTGAGGACACCGAAAGTATCGACGAAAGTATCAAAAGTCCGACAAGTCCCAGGAGTACACACCATCGTACGCCTTCTCTACAGACTCGAAGTCTTCGCAGCCCTTCAGTCACCTCATCTTTACTGTCACCCGACAGCGTAAGAAGGAAGCCTGCCGTTATCGATCGAATCAGCCGCTCGAGATCCCCTGGAGGCCAAAACTCGAGAGATTCCTCATTGGACAGGGGAACCGCTGAGCCTAGCCGCGTTAGCACATCTGCCCATGATTCTGTTTGCCACGATTCCTTCTCTAATAACCCCAAACCACAAAAGATGGCTTCGGGCGATTTCAGAATACCCGGCACTGTCACGAGTAGTGAAGAAGCCTCTGAACAGGTGAATGCACAGCTCACTCGTATGCGGAAGCAGGTTTTGAGTAAGGAATTCTGGATGAAAGATGATACTGTCAAGGAGTGTTTCCTCTGTCAGACACCATTCAGTGCATTCAGGAGAAAACATCATTGCAGAACCTGCGGCTGCATCTTCGATTCAAAATGCACCACTGTAATCTCAGGCGAGAAGTTCGGTGTGCAAGGTTCGCTACGCGTCTGTAAGCGATGTCTCGAAGTCATCACCAGACGTTTTGATGGAAGTGGTTCAGAAGACTCTGGAGATGAACAATCGTTCATGCCAAGATTCTTCGGCGCAAATCATGCGAAAAGCTCTAGCAACGCGAGCCAGTCTAAGCCAAGAGATAACGAATCTGGGGTTGCATCCGAAGGTTCAGAAGACTCGAGACCTGTGTCAAGACCTGTGACGACACCAATGATGGCTATACCTGCAACTCGTCGCCTTGGAGAATCTCGTACTGCAGCCATTCTGGAGATCGATGCGCCACAATTAAGCAGGCCAGGCTCTTCACGGTCTCTCAAATCCCTCAGTGCGAGGCCTCATTCTTCTGCAGGCCATAAACGACACCACTCCAAACATGCTGGCTTCTTAAACCGTTTCAAGCCTGCACCGGAAGAAAGGGCGCCTTTCAGACGTGgcattgatgatgagagcgcTAAGAAGCCAAAGTTTCCTGCCTTCCATGACGATAATATCATCGATCCGGAGCTGGCTGACTACATGTCCGATGAGTCAAGTGAAGATGAACAAATGAGCCTATTTACCACAATGACAGGCGACTTGCAACCCGGAAgccttggtgatgacaaGTCAGAACTTACGCCATACGTAAATGCTAATAGAAAATATCGCCATAGGGCAGGCGAAAAGAGCATCAGCGGTATGAGCTTCGTGAGTAGAGGTGGTCTCGATGAGCTGCCTGGAAGTCTTGGCGGATATCGTCGGCCACCAAGGCGACGGAACACTAGCAATGTTAGTGGCAGTATGCATCACTTGCCATCACCGCGCCCAAAGTCCGCCGTGTTCAAGGGCCCTTCTCAATCCTCAGAACTGCTCTTCTCATTGGATACGCCTCACCAGAGTGCAAACCAGATCACTAGGAGTGACTCGCTGCAACACAAGAAGGCCCCTAAAGTCGAGCTCAACTCATCCAGCTTGAGACACGTTGATAAGTTGCTACACCAGCTACTAGACGATGCAGAAATTTCAAATCCCCCGGCCTGGCAAAAGGCTCTTGTTCCCATCCTGTTGCGAGCAACAGATGACGTTGACCCGGACGTCGCAAAGGGAGAAGATATGGATATCCGACATTATGTCAAGTTGAAGAGAATCCCAGGAGGCAAGCCTGGTGACACAGCATACATCTCTGGTGTAGTTTTCACCAAGAACCTGGCCCTCAAGAGTATGCCTCGCAGGATTACCAATCCACGAGTAATGCTTGTCACATTTCCCATTGAGTACCAACGGCACCAACAGCACTTTATGAGCTTGCAACCTGTCATCGAGCAAGAAAAAGAATTTCTACGGGTTGTGGTCCAGAGAATCACGAATCTCCGCCCTCAAGTACTTCTTGCTGAAAAGAGCATCTCTGGTGTGGCGTTGCAGTATCTTTCCGACGCAAACATTTCAGTGGCCTACAATGTTAAGCACACGGTTATTGAAGCAGTTGCACGATGTGCTGAAACCGACATTATATCGTCTCTTGACATGTTGGCATTGCCCGTCCAGATTGGACGATGCGCTAGCTTTGAGGTTAGGACGTTTGTGAATAATGACTACCCGGGTCGCAAAAAATCATATATTTTCTTGTCCGGTTGTACTCCTGAGCTTGGCTGCACGATTGCGCTGAGGGGTGCCAACAGCACAGTACTCTCGAAGGTGAAGCATATCATGGAGTTTATGGTTTATGTTGTCTACAATCTGAAGCTTGAATCGAGCCTTTTGAGGGATGAGTCGATCGAACTTCCAGAAGGTGGAGATTCCATGACAAACTCTATGCAGCTCCAGGGTGATAGTGCGAGATCTACAAGTGTCAATAGTGTTGACAACTCGAGAGACGGCCCAGCTGTTGTAGTTAATCACCCGCCAGGGGATAGTGAACCGCCCTCTCAAACAACTGCGGACAGCGCTAGTATCACTGAAACCGACGACACAGGCTCATTGAACCAGTCAGGCCAGTTGACCCAAGAACGCACACGTCTCATGTCTCTTCAAGAGCAGTCCGATCCTGTTGCCGAGGATCAAACCAGCCAAGTTCCGGACGATGTCCCTATGCCAACTTACTATAGTGACATGGTGGCCAAGTACGAAACCAAGATTCTCTCTGCTTCGCCCTATGTCAAGTTCACACAACCCTACCTTCTAATGAAGACGCGCGAGCAGGAGAGAAGATTGCTCTACTTGCGCAGATTGCGTAACCACGATTATTATGAAGAAAAAGACTCAGAGAAATCAGAACCTCAAAAGTTCCAACTCATCAAGCCCGAAATGGTCGAAGCGATTGGCCAAAAGGCGCCACGACAGATTATGGAGATCCTTCGAGCTGTTCACGATGCAGAGTACGACAAGGCCTTATACAATTATCAAACGCAAACTCGTCAGTGGGAAACGTATATCCAGGGCAAcctcgatctcttcgatcCGTATTCTCATCAGAACATTGTCGTCCTTTACTCCGTTGTTTGTACAGAGACGAAGATCCCATGTACTGAACCCTCTTTGGTTGCCATCAACTTTTATGATGAGCAGCATATTGACACTGGTATGGATCCTGATTGCACCTTGGGTCAATAcattgaagatcttgccTACACCATGAACCAAGTCTGCACTTCCAACGGCTGCGAACGCAGGATGCTGGAACACCATAGGACCTATGTGCACGACCAGTTTCGAATAACAGTTTTTGTCGAGAACATGCCAAACAACTCTGCTCTGGCAGACTATGATGGCATTACAATGTGGACTTACTGCAAGATTTGTAAGAAGGATACTGAAGAGAGACCTATGTCGGAAGCTACCTACAAATACTCATTTGGCAAATACTTGGAACTCCTCTTTTGGGGCCGGGGACTGAAGATGAAAGGCATGCATGAATGTCCCCATGACCACCACCGGGACCACGTTCGGTACTTCAGCCTTCAAGACGCAAGAATTCGCATTCATTGGGATCCCATCGATCTATTGGAGATCGTTGTGCCACGAGCAAGAATCACCTGGAAAGTAACCAATGATTTGAAGCTTAAGAATGAGATCTTTGTCAGAATGGAAGAGAGATGGGCCAAGTTCATGGCCTCGGTCAGATCGAGGCTAATGTGCATCAGAATTGACAGTGTCTTGCCTGATAAGGCAGACCTGTGCAAATCTGAAGTCGATCGTTTGACTGCTAAAGCAAAAGAGGATCTCCCAATCATCGTCAAGAGATTGCAAGATATTTACGTCAACTCGAAGTATTACGAAGTGGTTCCTTTCAACAGTATCGTCCGAGAGATGCTCGAGAAAGCTGGGGAATGGGATCAAGCATTTACCAAATTTGAAGCTGATTTCCTCAGCGACAAAGATATGCGCCAGTTAACCATCATGcaattgaagaagatgtTTACAGACAATGAGTCAAAGGAGTCGCTAGTTTCGAACGAAGGCACGCCATCAACTGTTGATAGCGAAGAACGGCCGTCTCAAACTTTcacggaagaagaagggaagagCACCCAACCAACGGACTACACCGACAACACCAGTATGGAGGCTAGTGTCGCTTCATCAAAGCCTGTCGATGATAAGGACGTTCCCGATGAAGATGGTAAGGTTGAAATCCCTGCAGAAGGGGCCATTGAAAGAGTCGAACCATTGGATCTAGCGCGCACgccctcaacaccatctcatcctcctcctgagCTGTCTCAAGGCGACGAGGCAtcagaagcccaagaagcccaagatgatcaagacgaTCAAGAGACCCCCATTGCCGATCCTGAACAAACACCAAAGGCATCGGGCGGGGCTTTTGACTTGGTCCCCCTGGAACCTACTAAGACCACTGAACCCAATGAGCCAACTGAGCCCGCTGAGTCTGGTGCTGAGTTCACCGAGCCCACCGAGCCACTCCCATCTCCTCTCGAAGCGCTCCCTTCGCCGGCTCCATCGCTATCGGATAAAGTTGACCAGATGAGGCGAGAACAGGGCTATCAAGCAGGTCCATCTGCGATCCCTACTCTCACAAACGAGCGCGGGCCTTCTCGTAAGTCTGGGCAAGCGGTTTCGCCTCCAATGGTTAGAGCAACCTCCCATCCCGTTCGTACACTGTCTAGGACGCAGTCAGGAATCGGCAAGGGTCTTGGCATTAAGGAAACTAAGACAAATCCTCCTGACAGCACAGGGTCCGAGTCAACAACCGAGGGGTCAGTCAGAGTGGATAAGAAGCTCTCAGATCGCCTAGGGTTGAGGAATTTGAAGGATAGAGGCAAAACGACCGCGTCAGGAATTCCGCGATTCGTGCATAAGAAGAGAGAGTCGAAGGTTTCAACACTGGCGAGACACTTTGAGCAGCTTAGTCGAGAATTCGAGAAAGAGCGTATCCGAGACCGCAAGAAGCGTGCTGCGAGCATGCGCCAACCTCGAGCTATGCTTCCGAGAACAACTACGAAAGCCATTGTTGAGGTCTATGACGATGTAAACGACGCTTTTGACGAACCAAGCCCTCCATCGGAAAGTATTGCTGAACGCGAAGCCAGTAAACGTGCTGGCAGCATTGCTTCACGAAGGTCGGATTCACACCATAAGCCAGAGTCGGTCATTGAGCCATTGACTCCTGCTGAGCCACCTGCGAGCATGGAGGAACAACAGCACGGAAACCCAAGCCAACAAGTGGGAGGTGAAGAGCCATGTCAAGAGCGCGGAGACAAGGCAGAccatggagaaggagaagataTAAcggagaaggaagaaaaggaagagaacgACGACCACACCATTGCAAATACCAGTCAGACATTCtcagatgacgaagaacgTACCACTGATCTCGAACACTCGGTGCCAGATGAGTACTTGCACGACATAAAAGAGATTGCTGATTCCGTTGATGCAAGCGACATTCCACTGGAGTTGCCCAAGCATCAAAAGACCAGCTTGATGAAGTATCTCACCAACTTCTGGGCTGAGCGGGGTGCAAGCGGCTGGCACCAGCTCGAATATCCGGTCAATCCCAGCGACCATATCTTTGTTGATTCAGACATCATCGTACGAGAGGATGAGCCAAGCTCAGTCATTGCACTCGCTCTCAACAGCGAAGATTACAAGGGCAAGCTGGCGAACATTCGACGAGAAGCACAGGAGGTTATGCAACGCGAAGTTGAGGGTGGCGGGGATGCCGAGCCCAAGTCACTGCCTTCAGATGGTACCGACTGGATGGTGTCGGAAACGGACATGGAAAAGAGTCTTCTTCGCGTCACAGGGACCCATCTTAAGTACCAATTCCGAGAAGGCTCTGCTACCATGACCTGCAAGATCTTCTATGCAGAGCAGTTTGATGCACTCAGGAGGAAGTGTGGTGTTGCAGAACGTATTGTCGAGTCTCTTTCGCGATGCCTGAAGTGGGATTCGAAGGGAGGCAAGACTAAGTCCGTTTTCTTGAAGACGTTGGATGATCGCCTCGTTCTCAAG TCACTCTCACCTATCGAGACTTCGGCTTTCCTGCGATTTGCGCCTGGATacttcaacatcatggcCGAGGCACTGTTTCATGATCTCCCATCTGTCATCGCAAAGATGCTAGGCTTCTTCCAGGTgttcatcaagaaccctgCAACAGGAACTGACATCAAGCTGGATCTCCTTATCACTGAAAACCTCTTCTACGACCGGTCAGCAACAAGAATTTTTGACCTCAAAGGTTCAATGCGAAACCGCAAGATCCAGTCAACAGGGGAGCAAAATGAGGTTCTCCTTGACGAAAACATGGTTGAGTACATTTATGAGTCACCCCTCTTTGCACGAGAGCATTCCAAGAAGCTCCTACGCGCTTCCGTCTGGAACGATACACTTTTCTTGGCAAGACAGAATGTG
- a CDS encoding translation initiation factor 4E: MAAAVADTPKMDEQVDLTTIPVDPAGKEDSSDVKDDDKPVTVFHDKDNFNVKHPLQNKWTLWFTKPPSGKGDNWNDLLKEVITFDSVEEFWGVYNNVAPVSELSLKSDYHLFKAGVRPEWEDPQNKHGGKWSYQYKDKRNIDVDRLWLQVMMAAIGETLEDEDDGEVMGVVVNVRKAFFRIGVWTRTIGKSIPGRGEGDVAGGKGRSSEKGKEILLSIGRRFKEVLELPASEQVEFSGHTDSAHSGSTRAKAKHVV; encoded by the exons ATGGCCGCCGCTGTAGCTGACACCCCCAAGATGGACGAGCAGGTCGACCTCACCACCATCCCCGTCGACCCCGCTGGCAAGGAGGATTCTTCCGATGTCAAGGACGACGACAAGCCTGTCACCGTTTTCCACGACAAGGACAACTTCAACGTGAAGCACCCTCTTCAGAACAAGTGGACTCTCTGGTTCACAAAGCCCCCGAGTGGCAAG GGCGACAACTGGAACGATCTCCTAAAGGAAGTTATTACCTTCGACTCCGTTGAGGAATTTTGGGGCGTTTAC AATAATGTCGCACCCGTTTCCGAGCTTTCCCTCAAGTCCGACTACCATCTCTTCAAGGCTGGCGTCCGCCCCGAGTGGGAGGACCCCCAGAATAAGCACGGTGGCAAGTGGTCTTACCAGTACAAGGATAAGCGAAACATCGATGTCGACCGTCTTTGGCTTCAGGTCATGATGGCCGCTATCGGCGAGACtctcgaggatgaggacgatggcGAGGTCATGGGTGTAGTTGTCAACGTTCGAAAGGCCTTCTTCCGAATTGGTGTCTGGACTCGTACCATCGGAAAGAGCATCCCCGGCCGAGGTGAGGGCGATGTCGCTGGTGGCAAGGGCCGCAGCAGTGAGAAGGGTAAGGAGATTCTCCTGTCTATTGGCCGCAGGTTCAAGGAGGTTCTCGAGCTGCCTGCCTCAGAGCAGGTTGAGTTCTCTGGACACACCGACAGTGCCCACTCGGGCAGCACACGAGCCAAGGCTAAGCACGTTGTTTAA
- a CDS encoding cell cycle checkpoint protein: MDSSLPEVWQAAAGSPFFPTVSKGSQFWVAFFLLLLGFSLTGVFALNRTIVNVPVLGIPASIAIAFGVVYMFCAVGVYV; this comes from the exons ATGGATTCTTCGCTGCCTGAGGTCtggcaagctgctgctggcaGTCCCTTCTTCCCTACTGTGAGCAAAGGAAGCCAGTTCTGGGTCGCCTTTTTCTTGCTACTCCTCGGATTCTCTCTCACCGGCGTCTTTGCCCTGA ACCGCACAATCGTCAACGTTCCCGTACTAGGCATTCCAGCCTCTATCGCCATAGC TTTCGGAGTGGTCTATATGTTCTGTGCGGTCGGAGTCTACGTCTAA
- a CDS encoding histone acetyltransferase: MSEENGKRKAEEEPSSPTPSKRIKQNDSAEPPEKKPEIKRIPFPEKPAVIEERNGEIEFRVVNNDNERESLIILTGLKCIFQKQLPKMPKDYIARLVYDRTHLSIAIVKKPLEVVGGITYRPFKGRRFAEIVFCAISSDQQVKGYGAHLMSHLKDYVKATSDVMHFLTYADNYAIGYFKKQGFTKEITLDKKVWMGYIKDYEGGTIMQCSMLPRIRYLEMGRMLLKQKECVQAKIRAYSKSHNIHAPPKEWKNGITEINPLDIPAIRASGWSPDMDELARQPRHGPNYNQLLHLLNDLQNHNSAWPFLVPVNRDDVADYYDVIKEPMDLSTMESKLEADQYLTPEDFIKDAKLVFDNCRKYNNESTPYAKSANKLEKYMWQQIKAIPEWSHLEPER, from the exons ATGTCAGAAGAAA ACGGCAAGCGCAAAGCCGAGGAGGAGCCATCGTCTCCTACCCCATCGAAGCGCATTAAGCAAAATGACTCGGCTGAGCCTCCGGAGAAGAAGCCGGAGATCAAGAGGATTCCTTTCCCCGAAAAG CCCGCCGTCATCGAAGAGCGCAATGGCGAAATCGAATTCCGAGTAGtcaacaacgacaacgaGCGCGAATCACTCATCATCTTAACTGGACTCAAGTGTATCTTTCAAAAACAACTTCCCAAAATGCCTAAGGATTATATTGCGCGACTAGTTTACGACCGAACACATTTATCGATTGCCATCGTCAAGAAACCCCTTGAAGTTGTTGGAGGAATCACATATCGCCCATTCAAGGGTCGTCGTTTCGCCGAGATTGTTTTCTGTGCCATTAGTTCTGACCAGCAAGTCAAGGGATACGGCGCCCATCTCATGTCGCACTTGAAGGATTATGTCAAGGCGACAAGCGACGTGATGCATTTCCTCACCTATGCCGACAACTACGCTATTGGTTACTTCAAAAAGCAAGGTTTCACCAAGGAAATCACCCTCGACAAGAAAGTCTGGATGGGCTACATCAAGGACTACGAAGGCGGTACAATTATGCAGTGCTCGATGCTGCCGCGGATTCGATATCTCGAAATGGGTCGCATGCTCCTTAAGCAGAAAGAATGCGTTCAAGCCAAGATCCGCGCTTACTCCAAATCACACAATATCCATGCTCCGCCGAAGGAGTGGAAGAACGGAATCACCGAGATCAACCCTCTTGATATTCCTGCCATTCGAGCATCAGGGTGGTCCCCTGATATGGACGAACTCGCCCGGCAACCTCGCCATGGGCCCAACTAcaatcaacttcttcacttACTCAACGATCTACAGAACCACAACTCAGCCTGGCCATTCCTTGTGCCTGTTAACCGCGACGATGTAGCCGATTACTACGACGTTATCAAGGAGCCTATGGATCTTAGTACGATGGAGAGCAAACTTGAGGCCGACCAGTACCTCACGCCTGAAGATTTCATCAAGGACGCCAAGCTTGTTTTCGACAACTGCAGGAAGTACAATAATGAGAGCACTCCCTATGCGAAGTCGGCCAACAAGCTCGAAAAGTACATGTGGCAGCAGATCAAGGCGATTCCTGAGTGGTCACATCTGGAGCCTGAGAGATAG
- a CDS encoding BolA protein — protein MFRRYALGFSSVQRQLSTMSNSNTPVEDLIRAKITAAFNPQTLEIYNDSHLHSHHKAMEHTTSSETHFRVVITSDAFNSKMQPARHRMVYALLRDEMAQENGIHALQLRTMTPEEEARQRKKKEDEAAARAARAEAEEE, from the exons ATGTTTCGACGATACGCGCTCGGCTTTTCGAGCGTCCAGCGACAGCTCTCAACCATGAGCAACTCCAACACTCCCGTTGAGGATCTTATTCGAGCAAAG ATCACCGCAGCCTTCAATCCCCAAACTCTCGAGATCTACAATGACTCTCATCTTCACTCTCACCACAAGGCCATGGAACACACTACCTCCAGCGAGACACACTTTCG CGTGGTCATCACCTCTGACGCTTTCAACTCCAAGATGCAGCCTGCCCGTCACCGCATGGTCTACGCCCTTCTCCGCGATGAGATGGCCCAGGAGAACGGCATCCACGCCCTCCAGTTGCGCACCATGACTCCCGAGGAAGAAGCCCGccaaaggaagaagaaggaagacgaAGCCGCTGCCCGTGCCGCccgagctgaagctgaggaagagtGA